In the genome of Pseudarthrobacter sp. IC2-21, one region contains:
- a CDS encoding FAD-binding oxidoreductase — MTTTDGGCVGSLVEELVGALGAGQVCTAEEIMPTYAVDEAPVLDYQLPLAVVFPRTVPEVQAAVRLCAAQGVSVVARGAGTGVSGGAHASRNCIVLSLERMNRILDLNADDETAVVEPGVVNAALNEAAAEYGLMYAPDPASFRTSTIGGNVATNAGGLRCAKYGVTRDSVLALDVVLADGSLIHTGHQTFKGVAGYDLTGLFVGSEGTLGIVVGVTVRLKYLPRDIRTVAAFYPDFRQAAAGVLAVGRARVQPAIMELLDGGTLAQLDHLHGSDLSSRGRSLLLIQTDGFGAAAEADVVRSVLAAGGATVSTESTAEAEQLVELRRNSRGVEVDDQYRVGEDVAVPRSRLVDYVAALEDLAAKHHVKLKVVAHAGDGNLHPTFWIDRQDNAVDADAMERLNLALDASVVAALDMGGTITGEHGVGQYKLRWLGLEQPEPVRELQRSIKALFDPAGILNPGKAI, encoded by the coding sequence ATGACGACGACGGATGGAGGCTGCGTGGGCAGCTTGGTTGAAGAGCTGGTTGGCGCACTCGGCGCGGGCCAAGTCTGCACGGCGGAAGAAATCATGCCCACCTATGCCGTGGACGAGGCCCCCGTGCTGGACTACCAGTTGCCCCTGGCCGTGGTCTTCCCCCGCACGGTGCCGGAAGTCCAGGCCGCGGTCCGGCTCTGCGCCGCCCAGGGGGTATCGGTGGTCGCCCGGGGAGCCGGGACCGGTGTTTCCGGAGGCGCACACGCGAGCCGGAACTGCATTGTCCTGTCACTGGAACGGATGAACCGCATCCTTGACCTGAACGCGGACGACGAGACCGCCGTCGTCGAGCCCGGGGTGGTGAACGCGGCACTCAACGAGGCCGCGGCGGAGTACGGGCTGATGTATGCGCCGGATCCGGCGAGCTTCCGCACCTCCACCATCGGCGGCAACGTAGCTACCAACGCCGGCGGATTGCGGTGCGCCAAATATGGCGTTACCCGGGACTCGGTGCTGGCCCTGGATGTGGTGCTGGCGGACGGGTCCCTCATCCACACCGGGCATCAGACATTCAAGGGTGTTGCCGGCTACGACCTTACCGGCCTGTTCGTGGGTTCCGAAGGGACGCTCGGAATAGTGGTGGGGGTGACGGTGCGCCTCAAGTACCTGCCCCGCGACATCCGCACCGTCGCCGCGTTCTACCCGGACTTCCGGCAGGCCGCTGCCGGCGTCCTGGCTGTGGGACGGGCCCGGGTGCAGCCGGCCATCATGGAACTGCTCGACGGCGGCACGCTGGCCCAGCTGGACCACCTCCACGGCTCGGATCTGAGTTCACGGGGCCGTTCGCTGCTCCTGATCCAAACCGACGGGTTCGGGGCCGCGGCGGAGGCCGACGTCGTGCGTTCCGTGCTCGCCGCCGGCGGGGCAACGGTGAGCACCGAATCCACTGCTGAAGCGGAACAGTTGGTGGAGCTCCGCCGGAACAGCCGCGGCGTTGAAGTGGACGATCAATACCGGGTGGGGGAGGACGTTGCGGTGCCGCGGTCACGCCTGGTGGACTACGTGGCCGCCCTCGAAGACCTGGCAGCGAAGCATCATGTAAAGCTGAAGGTGGTGGCGCACGCAGGGGACGGCAACCTGCACCCCACATTCTGGATCGACCGGCAGGACAATGCCGTCGACGCGGATGCCATGGAGCGGCTGAACCTGGCCCTGGATGCCTCCGTGGTCGCGGCACTCGACATGGGCGGGACCATCACCGGGGAGCACGGGGTGGGCCAGTACAAACTGCGCTGGCTGGGCCTGGAGCAGCCGGAGCCGGTCAGGGAGCTCCAGCGCAGCATCAAGGCGCTCTTTGATCCGGCCGGGATCCTCAACCCCGGCAAGGCCATCTGA
- a CDS encoding LacI family DNA-binding transcriptional regulator, translating into MGLAGIKDVADRAGLSIATVSRALSGKANVSARSRQLAKAAADELGFVPSYHASSLASGRNHNVGLVVPSVHRWYFSSVVEGVSGALLDAGYDLTLYNVGDQPDRRQSVLTDFLLRKRLDAVIAVALVLSEAEIQQLLAIHRPIVGIGGALAGASTIRIDDARLARAATEHLIGLGHTRIAHLTGDGELNRDFKLPGIRRAGFEAAMAAAGHIVRPEWTVSADFTIQGANASARTLLATAAERPTAVFAASDEMAIGTILAARDFGLRVPQDLSVIGMDGHELGEVVGLTTISQDPRGQGALAARLLLERLDAAAEPRSKGASPAPEPTDREYPTEFLVRNSTAVPPL; encoded by the coding sequence GTGGGACTCGCGGGCATCAAAGACGTTGCCGACCGCGCCGGACTTTCGATTGCCACGGTGTCGAGGGCGCTCAGCGGCAAGGCGAATGTGTCGGCCAGGAGCCGGCAGTTGGCCAAGGCCGCCGCAGACGAGCTCGGCTTCGTCCCGTCGTACCACGCCTCGAGCCTCGCCTCCGGCCGCAACCACAATGTGGGCCTGGTGGTGCCGTCCGTCCACCGCTGGTACTTCTCATCAGTGGTCGAAGGTGTCTCCGGCGCGCTCCTGGACGCGGGCTATGACCTCACGCTGTACAACGTGGGCGATCAGCCGGACCGCCGCCAGAGCGTCCTCACCGATTTCCTGCTCCGCAAGCGACTGGACGCCGTGATTGCGGTGGCGCTGGTCCTCAGTGAGGCCGAGATTCAGCAGCTTCTGGCCATTCACCGTCCCATCGTGGGCATAGGCGGTGCGCTGGCCGGCGCCTCCACCATCAGGATCGATGACGCTCGCCTGGCCCGCGCCGCTACTGAGCACCTGATCGGACTAGGACATACGCGTATCGCGCACCTGACGGGAGACGGAGAGCTCAACCGGGACTTCAAGCTTCCCGGGATCCGCCGCGCCGGCTTCGAAGCCGCGATGGCTGCCGCAGGCCACATTGTCCGCCCGGAATGGACCGTCTCTGCGGATTTCACCATCCAGGGCGCCAACGCCAGTGCCCGCACACTCCTCGCCACCGCGGCCGAGCGGCCCACGGCCGTATTCGCTGCCTCCGACGAAATGGCCATCGGCACCATTCTCGCCGCGCGCGACTTCGGGCTGCGCGTGCCGCAGGATCTTTCCGTGATCGGCATGGACGGCCACGAACTTGGCGAGGTGGTCGGACTGACCACCATCAGCCAGGATCCCCGCGGGCAGGGGGCACTTGCCGCCCGGCTGCTGCTGGAAAGGCTCGACGCCGCCGCGGAGCCGCGTTCCAAAGGCGCGTCGCCGGCTCCGGAGCCTACCGACCGGGAATACCCCACCGAATTCCTGGTCCGGAACAGTACGGCTGTTCCGCCGTTGTGA
- a CDS encoding SRPBCC domain-containing protein: MENLFSHAEDAPSGQAEPRESLEPVIHAVTVPGPVAQAFAGFTDHTHLWWPMESNSVFGAGSYVEFEDILILETADDGRTAVWGSIDDWQPPLSFHASWHPGTTAMWSTELRVAFRAVPEGTEVRLVHDGWEGAEDPAAARAVYAQGWPVVLDRFVRFMGGDTGR; this comes from the coding sequence ATGGAGAACCTTTTCAGTCACGCAGAAGATGCCCCGTCCGGCCAAGCTGAGCCCAGGGAAAGCCTCGAGCCTGTCATCCACGCAGTGACGGTGCCGGGGCCGGTGGCCCAGGCCTTTGCCGGGTTCACGGACCACACCCACTTGTGGTGGCCGATGGAATCCAACAGCGTCTTTGGGGCAGGCTCCTACGTCGAATTCGAGGACATCCTCATTCTGGAGACCGCCGATGATGGCAGGACCGCGGTCTGGGGCAGCATTGATGACTGGCAGCCGCCGCTCTCCTTTCACGCCTCCTGGCACCCGGGAACCACCGCCATGTGGTCCACTGAGCTGCGGGTTGCCTTCCGGGCGGTACCGGAGGGGACGGAGGTCAGGCTGGTACATGACGGCTGGGAAGGCGCCGAGGACCCGGCCGCGGCCCGGGCCGTTTACGCGCAGGGCTGGCCTGTAGTGCTGGACCGCTTCGTCCGGTTCATGGGTGGGGACACGGGCCGGTAG
- a CDS encoding glycoside hydrolase family 13 protein: MSVDTVTYATPPLTSPLTLIHEASQAPGWWRSAVIYQVYPRSFRDLNGDGIGDLAGITAELPHLADLDVDAVWLSPFFKSPQRDAGYDVSDYCDVDPIFGTLLDFDILMAEANRLNVRVIVDLVPNHCSDQHVAFQAALAAPAESPERDMFIFRDGTGQDGNEPPNNWQSHFGGPARTRITGPGGQPGQWYLHLFDSSQPDFNWDNPAVHAEFERVLRFWLDRGVSGFQVDVAHALVKAPGLPGWGGRADGGSSDGFPGHEAPMFGQPAVHDIYRAWRRILAEYGADRILCAEAGVDLPRLAHWVRPDEMHQAFNFPFLHAGLDVYRLRGVITDSLTVLNGVGAPSTWVLSNHDVVRHASRFGYNGHGPRDGDGIGPADPQPDTDLGRRRAAAASMFMLGLPGAAYLYQGEELGLPDGTDIPGHLRQDPTFARTGGERLGRDGCRVPLPWRAAERHLGFGAGADPWLPLPASFGELARDAQAAAPSSHLNLYRSMLALRRGLDLGSGSLAWAEDWCSGSSLAYVNGTTLVIMNLNHEPLDLPAGRVLLRSAGPETGHRLASGETAWLCLDGGGAE; encoded by the coding sequence ATGTCCGTAGATACAGTGACTTACGCCACACCACCACTGACGAGTCCTTTGACGCTCATCCACGAGGCCAGCCAGGCCCCCGGGTGGTGGAGATCGGCGGTCATCTACCAGGTGTACCCGCGGTCCTTCCGCGACTTGAACGGCGACGGCATCGGTGATCTTGCCGGGATCACGGCGGAACTGCCCCACCTGGCTGACCTCGACGTGGACGCTGTCTGGCTGTCACCGTTCTTCAAGTCGCCCCAACGGGACGCCGGGTATGACGTTAGCGATTACTGTGATGTCGACCCGATTTTCGGTACGCTGCTGGATTTCGACATCCTGATGGCCGAGGCCAACCGCCTGAACGTGCGGGTCATTGTGGATCTGGTACCCAACCACTGTTCTGACCAGCATGTGGCCTTCCAGGCCGCCCTCGCCGCGCCGGCAGAAAGTCCCGAACGGGACATGTTCATCTTCCGCGATGGCACCGGACAGGACGGCAACGAACCGCCGAACAACTGGCAGTCCCATTTTGGCGGACCGGCGCGGACCCGGATCACGGGTCCCGGCGGCCAGCCCGGCCAGTGGTACCTGCACCTTTTTGATTCCTCCCAGCCCGACTTCAATTGGGACAATCCGGCCGTTCATGCCGAATTTGAACGGGTGCTTCGCTTCTGGCTGGACCGTGGCGTCTCCGGCTTCCAGGTGGACGTTGCACATGCCCTGGTCAAGGCTCCCGGACTCCCCGGCTGGGGCGGCCGGGCCGATGGCGGCAGCTCGGACGGCTTCCCCGGCCACGAGGCACCCATGTTCGGCCAGCCCGCGGTGCATGACATATACCGGGCCTGGCGACGGATCCTGGCCGAATACGGGGCGGACAGGATCCTGTGCGCCGAGGCGGGCGTGGACCTCCCCCGTCTGGCCCACTGGGTCCGGCCCGACGAAATGCACCAGGCCTTCAACTTCCCATTCCTGCACGCCGGGCTCGATGTGTACCGGCTCCGCGGCGTCATCACCGACTCCCTGACAGTCCTGAACGGCGTGGGCGCACCCAGCACGTGGGTACTCTCCAACCATGACGTCGTCAGGCATGCCTCGCGCTTCGGCTACAACGGTCATGGGCCCCGCGACGGCGACGGCATCGGCCCCGCCGATCCCCAGCCGGACACGGACCTCGGCCGCCGGCGTGCAGCGGCCGCCTCGATGTTTATGCTGGGCCTGCCCGGCGCCGCCTACCTCTATCAGGGTGAGGAACTCGGTCTGCCGGACGGCACTGACATCCCGGGGCACCTGCGGCAGGATCCCACGTTCGCCCGCACCGGCGGGGAGCGCCTGGGCCGTGACGGCTGCCGTGTCCCTTTGCCGTGGCGGGCTGCCGAACGGCATCTGGGGTTCGGCGCCGGGGCAGATCCCTGGCTCCCCCTCCCGGCGAGCTTTGGGGAACTGGCGCGGGACGCCCAGGCCGCTGCGCCGTCGTCGCACCTTAACCTCTACCGCAGCATGCTTGCGCTCCGCCGCGGGCTGGACCTCGGCAGCGGGTCCCTGGCCTGGGCGGAGGACTGGTGCAGCGGTTCATCCCTCGCGTACGTCAACGGCACTACGCTGGTGATCATGAACCTCAACCACGAGCCCCTCGACCTGCCGGCCGGCCGCGTCCTCCTGCGGAGCGCAGGACCGGAGACAGGCCATCGCCTCGCCTCAGGTGAAACGGCGTGGCTCTGCCTTGATGGAGGCGGCGCGGAATAG